A portion of the Ferviditalea candida genome contains these proteins:
- a CDS encoding DUF1657 domain-containing protein: MTVASQVKTTLASLKSAQASLEQFALNTQNQEAKTMFENAAKTTQQVVQQVESRVQQIENEEPQYKGF; encoded by the coding sequence ATGACAGTGGCATCGCAGGTAAAAACCACATTGGCTTCTTTGAAAAGCGCGCAGGCGAGTCTTGAGCAATTTGCCTTAAATACCCAAAATCAAGAGGCGAAAACGATGTTTGAGAACGCCGCGAAGACAACACAGCAGGTCGTTCAGCAAGTTGAATCCCGCGTGCAGCAGATCGAGAATGAGGAGCCGCAGTATAAAGGATTTTAA
- the spoVAE gene encoding stage V sporulation protein AE gives MIMQYFWAFVIGGAICVIGQICFDVFKLTPAHTMTLLVVAGAVVDGVGLYDPLIEFAGAGASVPITSFGNALVHGALQELKLHGWVGVLTGMFEVTSAGISSAIIFSFLAALFFKPKG, from the coding sequence ATGATCATGCAGTATTTCTGGGCATTTGTGATTGGAGGCGCCATTTGTGTTATCGGCCAAATCTGTTTTGACGTATTCAAGCTGACCCCCGCCCATACAATGACTCTTCTGGTGGTAGCCGGGGCCGTTGTGGACGGTGTAGGCCTGTACGATCCGTTGATCGAATTTGCCGGGGCCGGAGCCAGCGTGCCGATCACGAGTTTCGGCAACGCTCTTGTTCACGGTGCCCTGCAAGAGCTGAAGCTCCACGGATGGGTCGGGGTGCTGACCGGGATGTTTGAGGTGACCAGCGCAGGCATATCGTCTGCAATCATCTTCTCGTTTCTGGCGGCGCTGTTCTTCAAGCCGAAGGGTTAA
- a CDS encoding PucR family transcriptional regulator: MNWGPIIAQLELILNADLSHEQIPLQEWNRRVESKAAEEASDEDADRLLNWNHTLYFVLNANSSYVETLKVEDVLLTHAEKQLVAMTLEAYRHSWKKSGTFAHLTGEEGRAAAIREWIDSQIEQGTVDCELPEMFQADTALYASKLPILLSAEYADLNQTSVSELKKLLESFFGEEVLLIPLQEKEWIILGTESLLYADEEEAQREDHRKGPAVEETLESIATGLHEMLASEWIGECHLAVAHPMVPAKSLLAAVIELRRALALGRTFRIGSNVHLPWKLQLEQLLDALDEAGQQKFVGQVFQKAEHLLDPEMLRTLEQFFELDCNVSETAKILYIHRNTLLYRLDRFKQETGLDVRTFNHAVLVKLALTLHKAMKRKTSRTDL, translated from the coding sequence ATGAATTGGGGACCGATCATAGCGCAGCTGGAACTCATTCTGAATGCGGATTTATCGCATGAGCAAATTCCGCTTCAGGAATGGAACCGCAGGGTGGAATCAAAAGCGGCCGAGGAAGCTTCCGATGAGGATGCAGACCGGTTGCTGAATTGGAATCATACGCTTTATTTTGTGCTGAACGCGAACAGCTCTTATGTAGAGACGCTCAAGGTGGAGGATGTGCTGCTGACTCACGCGGAAAAGCAGCTGGTTGCCATGACTCTGGAGGCGTATAGGCATTCCTGGAAAAAAAGCGGCACGTTCGCGCATCTTACGGGGGAGGAAGGGAGAGCGGCGGCCATCCGGGAATGGATCGACAGTCAAATCGAACAAGGGACGGTTGATTGCGAGCTTCCGGAAATGTTTCAAGCCGATACCGCGCTTTATGCTTCCAAGCTGCCGATATTATTGTCCGCCGAGTATGCCGATCTCAATCAGACATCCGTTTCCGAGCTGAAAAAGCTGCTGGAATCCTTCTTTGGGGAAGAGGTTCTGCTGATTCCGCTGCAGGAAAAAGAATGGATCATTCTGGGCACGGAATCGCTGTTGTATGCGGATGAGGAGGAAGCTCAAAGAGAAGATCACAGAAAAGGCCCGGCGGTGGAGGAAACATTGGAATCAATCGCCACGGGTCTGCATGAAATGCTGGCCAGCGAATGGATCGGCGAATGCCATTTGGCGGTTGCGCATCCGATGGTCCCGGCCAAATCGCTGCTGGCGGCGGTAATCGAGCTTCGGAGAGCCCTGGCGCTGGGCAGAACGTTCCGTATCGGGAGCAATGTTCATCTGCCTTGGAAGCTGCAGCTGGAACAGCTGCTTGATGCATTGGACGAGGCTGGCCAACAAAAGTTCGTTGGACAGGTGTTTCAGAAAGCGGAGCATTTGCTGGATCCGGAAATGCTGCGCACGCTGGAGCAATTTTTCGAGCTTGACTGCAATGTCAGCGAAACGGCGAAAATTTTGTATATACACCGCAATACGCTGCTTTATCGCCTTGACCGCTTCAAGCAGGAAACGGGGCTGGATGTGCGCACGTTCAATCACGCCGTGCTGGTTAAATTGGCGCTGACCCTTCATAAAGCCATGAAACGGAAAACAAGCAGAACGGATTTGTAG
- a CDS encoding glycosyltransferase family 4 protein, with product MRISLFTDTFPPQVNGVSLTLERLVHHLEHRRIPHLVLAPETEEQDLFSSNILRFSSFPFFLYPECRIALPNYFSIRNHLQQFKPDLIHVATPFNMGLIGRYYGKKYHIPMVASYHTHFDRYLDYYRLNFTSHLIWHYMRWFHEPCIRIFAPSQDTKSDLMNQGFSHIGIWSRGVDCNLFHPNKKSGKLREKYQIREPFILLYVGRMAPEKDLDVLLEAVKKLPGHLSKLIHWVFVGEGPLLEEMRGKKTDHMTFTGYLNGEPLAEVYASADLFVFPSSTETFGNVVLEAAASGLPAIGVRSGGVKEIIRHGETGLLCKPRDSDYLAQAIEQLLSDPAQLQTMGKAARRYALNQSWENIFDRLLAEYEQAIYSRQTISV from the coding sequence ATGCGAATTAGTTTGTTTACCGACACGTTCCCGCCTCAGGTGAACGGCGTATCGCTGACTTTAGAAAGATTGGTGCATCACTTGGAGCATCGCCGGATCCCGCACCTTGTGCTTGCGCCGGAAACCGAGGAGCAGGATTTGTTTTCAAGCAATATTCTCCGTTTTTCCAGCTTTCCTTTCTTTCTATATCCCGAATGCCGCATTGCCCTTCCCAATTACTTTTCGATCCGGAATCATTTGCAGCAGTTTAAGCCCGATCTCATCCACGTGGCCACACCATTCAATATGGGGTTGATCGGCAGATACTACGGCAAAAAATATCATATCCCCATGGTTGCGTCATACCATACGCACTTTGACCGTTATTTGGATTATTACCGGCTGAACTTTACTTCACACTTGATCTGGCACTATATGCGCTGGTTTCATGAGCCTTGCATTCGCATTTTTGCCCCGTCCCAAGATACGAAATCGGACCTTATGAATCAAGGGTTTTCCCATATCGGAATATGGAGCAGAGGAGTCGATTGCAATTTATTTCATCCTAACAAAAAAAGCGGCAAATTACGAGAGAAATATCAAATCCGCGAGCCGTTCATTTTACTTTACGTAGGAAGAATGGCGCCCGAAAAGGACCTTGATGTTCTGCTCGAGGCCGTGAAAAAACTGCCGGGACATTTGAGCAAGCTCATTCACTGGGTTTTTGTCGGGGAAGGACCGCTTCTGGAGGAAATGCGCGGCAAGAAGACCGATCATATGACGTTCACCGGCTATTTGAACGGCGAACCGTTGGCCGAGGTATATGCCTCCGCCGATCTGTTCGTCTTTCCCTCCAGTACGGAAACGTTCGGGAACGTGGTTCTGGAAGCCGCGGCTTCAGGACTTCCGGCCATCGGCGTCCGATCCGGCGGCGTAAAGGAAATCATCCGGCACGGGGAAACGGGTCTGCTTTGCAAGCCCCGCGATTCCGACTATCTGGCCCAAGCCATCGAACAGCTCCTGTCCGATCCCGCACAATTGCAGACGATGGGAAAAGCGGCCCGCCGATATGCACTTAACCAATCATGGGAAAACATCTTCGACCGGCTGCTGGCGGAATACGAGCAGGCGATCTACTCTCGCCAAACCATCTCTGTGTAG
- a CDS encoding phosphatase PAP2 family protein, which translates to MTRIAAWLKNSDERMLYYLNLRIRCDFLDRWMKLITHLGGAVFTIALALALALFTHLGWNAVFALAASHMLVHVLKKSFSRKRPYMTDGRIWVQPNPLQDYSFPSGHTTAIFSVAMTLVLELPWTFFIVIPIASMVGVSRIYLGLHYPTDVGIGAIIGTLFAIVVHIM; encoded by the coding sequence TTGACAAGGATAGCGGCATGGCTGAAAAACAGCGACGAGCGCATGTTGTATTATTTAAATCTCCGCATACGATGCGATTTTTTGGACAGATGGATGAAACTCATCACCCATTTGGGCGGGGCGGTGTTTACCATCGCGCTTGCGCTTGCGCTGGCCCTATTTACACATTTAGGCTGGAATGCGGTGTTCGCTTTGGCGGCAAGCCATATGCTCGTGCATGTATTGAAAAAAAGCTTCAGCCGCAAAAGGCCGTACATGACAGACGGCAGGATTTGGGTGCAGCCCAATCCCCTTCAGGATTATTCCTTCCCTTCGGGGCATACGACCGCGATCTTTTCCGTCGCCATGACCTTGGTGCTGGAGCTTCCTTGGACCTTCTTCATTGTCATACCCATTGCGTCCATGGTGGGAGTTTCGAGGATTTATCTTGGATTGCATTATCCTACGGATGTCGGGATCGGCGCGATAATCGGGACACTATTCGCCATTGTCGTCCATATTATGTAA
- the spoVAD gene encoding stage V sporulation protein AD, with product MLQGHQSWIFKNKPVILSTATVVGPFEGQGPLGGDFDIVHGDLMMGQKSWEQAEKVLLEEAAKLAIENAGLTKEQVQFFVGGDLMNQIISSSFAARTLSIPYIGVFGACSTSMESLALASLIIDSKSAKYALAGTTSHNASAEKQFRYPTEYGSQKPPTAQYTVTGGGAAVLAAEGEGPVVTSATIGRILDMGIKDPFNMGAAMAPAAVDTIQAHFQDLRIEPDYYDLIITGDLSKVGHSIASDLFKKHQFPIEQTEFHDCGLMIYDFDKQMVQAGGSGCACSAVVTYGHLLKKMKQGDYNRILVVATGALLSPISYQQGESIPCIAHAVSIENRGTSG from the coding sequence ATGCTGCAGGGACATCAAAGCTGGATTTTCAAGAATAAGCCTGTGATTCTTTCGACCGCCACAGTCGTCGGTCCGTTCGAGGGCCAAGGCCCTCTCGGCGGCGATTTCGATATCGTTCACGGCGATTTGATGATGGGTCAAAAAAGCTGGGAGCAGGCCGAGAAGGTATTGTTGGAGGAAGCCGCCAAGCTGGCTATAGAAAATGCCGGGTTAACCAAGGAGCAGGTGCAGTTTTTCGTCGGAGGCGATCTGATGAATCAGATCATCAGCAGCAGCTTTGCCGCGCGAACCTTGTCCATCCCTTACATCGGCGTTTTCGGAGCCTGCTCGACGTCCATGGAAAGCCTCGCGCTCGCCTCGCTCATCATCGATTCGAAAAGCGCGAAGTACGCACTCGCCGGGACCACCAGCCATAATGCCAGCGCGGAAAAGCAATTCCGCTACCCGACCGAGTACGGAAGCCAAAAGCCGCCGACGGCGCAGTATACCGTGACCGGCGGAGGCGCAGCCGTCTTGGCAGCGGAAGGGGAAGGCCCGGTCGTCACATCGGCCACAATCGGCCGCATCCTCGATATGGGCATCAAGGATCCGTTTAATATGGGAGCAGCCATGGCACCTGCGGCGGTGGATACGATCCAGGCCCACTTCCAGGATCTGAGGATCGAGCCGGATTATTATGATCTGATTATCACCGGAGATTTGTCAAAGGTGGGCCACTCGATCGCCTCGGATTTGTTCAAAAAGCATCAGTTTCCCATCGAACAAACCGAATTCCATGACTGCGGGCTGATGATTTATGATTTCGACAAGCAGATGGTTCAAGCCGGAGGCAGCGGCTGCGCCTGCTCGGCTGTGGTCACCTACGGCCACCTGCTGAAGAAAATGAAGCAGGGCGATTACAACCGCATTCTCGTTGTCGCCACCGGCGCGCTGCTGTCGCCGATTTCTTATCAACAGGGAGAAAGCATTCCCTGTATAGCCCATGCGGTATCCATCGAGAATAGGGGGACTTCCGGATGA
- the larA gene encoding nickel-dependent lactate racemase has product MEMAIIFEITHTSLPKGGSSLQFELPYGNRHVQFRLPDARMVETIHYQFRQAVSDPLPQIRKALLEPIGSPPLAEIAKGRSSAAIVISDSSRLNPSHLFLEEMIHHLNQSGMKDSQITVIVALGMHRKQTAEELIRLAGPAVHRRVRVINHSPHPDDCVYLGTTSRGTPIEINRLVAEADLRIATGNIEPHWLAGISGGVKALVPGVASQRCIERNHALSLTSQVSPGDTGNPLHRDMEEALAKVPVHFLLNTVVDHQKNLLGIFAGSLQQAHAQGAAFANEVFKVSVTREYDVVIASPGGWPKDAQLYQAVKTLQNASAAAKPGGTIVLAARCEEQFGNGVFQHWVETVQDRQRIVRELNRNFVLGAHKIKTIDEILQKQKVYLFSDMPAPLVELSGFHAISNLQETIDRLADNPSTSFAVMPFGALTFPVHAKRDS; this is encoded by the coding sequence ATGGAAATGGCAATAATTTTCGAGATAACACACACATCCCTACCGAAAGGGGGAAGCTCTCTGCAATTCGAACTTCCTTATGGAAACCGGCATGTTCAATTTCGTCTCCCCGATGCCCGGATGGTTGAGACGATTCATTATCAATTCCGCCAAGCCGTATCGGACCCGCTGCCGCAAATACGCAAAGCTTTATTGGAGCCTATCGGGTCTCCTCCGCTGGCCGAAATCGCCAAGGGACGGAGCAGCGCCGCGATTGTGATCAGCGACAGCAGCAGGCTCAATCCGAGCCATTTGTTTCTCGAAGAAATGATTCATCACCTTAACCAATCCGGTATGAAGGATTCGCAGATCACGGTTATCGTTGCCTTGGGGATGCACCGCAAACAAACAGCGGAAGAACTGATCCGGTTGGCCGGTCCTGCGGTACACCGCCGCGTCCGTGTGATCAATCATTCTCCGCATCCGGACGATTGCGTTTATTTGGGAACGACCTCGCGGGGAACGCCCATTGAAATCAACCGGCTGGTGGCAGAAGCCGATTTGCGGATTGCGACCGGCAATATCGAGCCCCATTGGCTGGCCGGCATATCCGGAGGTGTCAAGGCGCTAGTTCCCGGAGTGGCTTCGCAAAGATGCATCGAGCGCAACCACGCTTTATCCCTGACCTCGCAAGTTTCTCCCGGGGACACCGGCAACCCGCTTCACCGGGATATGGAGGAAGCCCTGGCTAAGGTTCCCGTTCATTTTCTGTTGAATACGGTGGTCGACCACCAAAAGAATCTGCTCGGCATTTTTGCGGGCAGCCTGCAACAGGCGCATGCGCAGGGAGCCGCTTTTGCCAATGAGGTTTTCAAGGTGTCCGTCACCCGGGAATATGATGTGGTTATCGCCTCGCCCGGCGGTTGGCCGAAGGATGCGCAGCTTTACCAAGCCGTCAAAACCCTGCAGAACGCCTCTGCCGCTGCCAAGCCGGGAGGTACTATCGTGCTTGCCGCCCGATGCGAGGAGCAATTCGGAAACGGCGTCTTCCAGCATTGGGTCGAAACCGTACAGGACAGGCAGCGGATCGTCAGGGAGCTGAACCGGAATTTTGTGCTCGGCGCTCATAAAATCAAAACGATCGACGAGATTTTGCAAAAGCAGAAGGTCTATCTATTCTCCGACATGCCGGCTCCGCTCGTCGAATTGTCCGGCTTTCATGCGATCAGCAATTTGCAGGAAACGATAGACCGTTTGGCGGACAATCCTTCGACATCGTTTGCCGTTATGCCCTTCGGCGCCTTGACCTTCCCTGTGCATGCCAAAAGGGACAGCTGA
- a CDS encoding ABC transporter ATP-binding protein — MAGLRLSHVYKYYPGSNIPSVADFDLEIKDKEFLVLVGPSGCGKSTTLRMIAGLEEISEGELYIGDRLVNDVAPKDRDIAMVFQSYALYPHMNVYQNMEFGLKLRKFKKAEIDKRVREAARILDIEHLLDRKPKALSGGQRQRVALGRAIVREPQVFLMDEPLSNLDAKLRVQMRAEISKLHKRLETTIIYVTHDQTEAMTMGDRIVIMKDGIIQQCASPEEVYHYPVNLFVAGFIGSPAMNFISGKLSEEAGSLVFKAEGLNVPIPGDKAKLAREKGYAGKEVVLGIRPEDIHHEPGFLEASPQSIVNVNIEVAENLGHEMFLYLNGIGKETVVARVDGRAGLKEGVNVQLALDVNKLHLFDRETEKSVFYG; from the coding sequence ATGGCAGGCTTGCGTCTCAGTCACGTATACAAATATTATCCCGGCAGCAATATCCCGTCGGTTGCCGACTTTGATCTGGAAATCAAGGACAAGGAGTTTCTGGTGCTGGTCGGTCCGTCCGGCTGCGGCAAATCGACCACGCTGCGGATGATCGCCGGCTTGGAGGAAATTTCCGAGGGCGAGCTGTACATCGGCGATCGGCTGGTGAACGACGTTGCGCCCAAAGACCGCGACATCGCGATGGTTTTCCAATCGTATGCGCTGTATCCGCACATGAACGTTTATCAGAACATGGAATTCGGTTTAAAGCTGCGCAAATTCAAAAAAGCGGAAATTGACAAGCGGGTCCGCGAGGCCGCCCGGATTCTCGATATCGAGCATCTGCTGGACCGCAAGCCGAAGGCTCTGTCCGGCGGCCAGCGCCAGCGCGTTGCTCTGGGCCGGGCGATCGTCCGCGAGCCGCAGGTGTTCCTGATGGACGAGCCGTTGTCCAACCTCGACGCGAAGCTGCGCGTTCAGATGCGCGCGGAAATCAGCAAGCTCCACAAACGTCTGGAAACGACCATTATTTACGTCACCCATGATCAGACGGAAGCGATGACGATGGGAGACCGGATCGTGATCATGAAGGATGGGATCATCCAGCAGTGCGCTTCGCCGGAGGAAGTGTACCATTACCCAGTGAACCTGTTTGTCGCCGGATTTATCGGATCGCCCGCAATGAATTTCATCAGCGGCAAGCTGTCGGAGGAAGCCGGCAGCCTGGTTTTCAAGGCCGAAGGCTTGAATGTGCCGATTCCCGGGGACAAAGCGAAGCTGGCGCGTGAGAAAGGCTATGCCGGCAAGGAGGTCGTACTCGGCATCCGTCCGGAGGACATTCATCACGAGCCGGGTTTCCTGGAAGCCTCTCCGCAAAGCATCGTCAACGTCAACATCGAAGTTGCGGAGAATCTCGGCCATGAGATGTTCCTGTATCTCAACGGCATCGGCAAGGAAACCGTCGTGGCCCGTGTCGACGGGCGGGCGGGCCTGAAAGAAGGCGTGAACGTGCAGCTGGCGCTGGATGTGAACAAGCTTCATCTCTTTGACAGGGAAACGGAAAAATCCGTATTCTATGGTTAA
- a CDS encoding MraY family glycosyltransferase — translation MQFFLSALLTSFVLVLALVPAVRRLSLQWEFVDRPSQRKIHTAPVPLMGGVAIFIGSAAALMLFEGPSPRTLTIVIGGLALVLIGSVDDWYKTKGLEFPVWPRLIGYILVSSVPLWFGIEIAGISDPIHQGYLFFTPWLSWLMTMGWIFAITNMINFIDGVDGLAAGIASISALTLMLAALYKGQEGTAVLAAILAGACIAFLGYNFYPAKIFMGDAGATFLGYTLAVIAVDGAFKSTTALSILIPILALGVPILDTSVVFIRRLLEKKSICKADKLHTHHSLLKMGLSQVQTVSFLYLIAALFSAISIILLMML, via the coding sequence ATGCAATTTTTCTTATCTGCTCTGCTTACCTCATTCGTGCTCGTCTTGGCGTTGGTACCCGCCGTTAGAAGGCTGTCTCTGCAATGGGAGTTTGTCGATCGCCCAAGCCAGCGCAAAATCCATACCGCTCCCGTTCCGCTGATGGGAGGAGTGGCCATTTTCATCGGTTCTGCCGCTGCTTTGATGCTGTTCGAGGGCCCTTCCCCAAGAACGCTGACGATCGTGATCGGGGGCTTGGCGCTTGTCCTTATCGGATCGGTAGATGATTGGTACAAAACGAAGGGCCTGGAATTTCCGGTGTGGCCCCGTTTGATCGGATATATTCTCGTTTCCTCCGTTCCGCTCTGGTTCGGCATTGAAATTGCCGGAATCAGCGACCCGATTCATCAGGGTTATCTGTTCTTCACCCCGTGGCTCAGCTGGCTGATGACGATGGGGTGGATTTTTGCGATAACCAATATGATTAATTTTATCGATGGCGTGGATGGCTTGGCCGCCGGGATCGCATCCATTTCCGCGCTGACGCTGATGCTGGCGGCTCTGTATAAGGGACAGGAGGGAACGGCGGTGCTGGCGGCGATTTTGGCCGGGGCCTGCATCGCTTTTTTGGGCTACAACTTTTATCCCGCCAAAATTTTCATGGGAGATGCAGGGGCTACCTTTCTCGGATATACGCTGGCGGTGATTGCCGTGGACGGCGCTTTTAAGAGCACAACGGCGTTATCCATCCTGATTCCGATTCTTGCGCTGGGCGTGCCGATTCTGGACACCTCGGTGGTATTCATCCGCCGGCTGCTGGAAAAGAAGTCGATCTGCAAAGCGGACAAGCTGCATACGCATCACAGTTTGCTGAAGATGGGGCTGTCCCAGGTGCAAACCGTTTCATTCCTGTATTTGATCGCAGCGCTGTTTTCCGCAATTTCGATTATTCTGCTGATGATGCTTTGA
- the spoVAC gene encoding stage V sporulation protein AC gives MADNKKKKLTPVQQEYQELAKKNEPPRQVMKNSLRAFLFGGLICIVGEAIQNMYIRYFNFDQKTASSPTVATLIFISVVLTSLGVYDKIAQWAGAGSAVPVTGFANSMASAAIEHRSEGLVLGSAANMFKLAGSVIVYGTVAAFVVGILHLIFNPDFGGGS, from the coding sequence ATGGCGGACAACAAGAAAAAGAAGCTGACGCCCGTTCAACAGGAATATCAAGAGCTGGCCAAAAAAAACGAACCTCCCCGGCAGGTGATGAAAAATTCCCTGCGCGCTTTTTTATTTGGTGGGTTGATCTGTATTGTGGGGGAAGCCATTCAGAACATGTATATCCGGTACTTCAATTTCGATCAGAAAACCGCAAGCAGCCCGACGGTCGCCACTTTAATTTTCATTTCCGTCGTACTGACCAGCTTAGGGGTGTATGACAAAATCGCCCAGTGGGCGGGCGCGGGTTCCGCCGTCCCCGTTACGGGGTTTGCCAATTCCATGGCCTCCGCCGCGATTGAACACCGCAGTGAAGGCCTTGTACTGGGCTCCGCCGCCAACATGTTCAAGCTTGCGGGTTCCGTCATCGTGTACGGTACCGTTGCCGCGTTTGTCGTCGGTATTCTCCACCTGATTTTCAATCCCGATTTTGGAGGCGGGTCTTAA